A genomic region of Nostoc sp. UHCC 0702 contains the following coding sequences:
- a CDS encoding STAS domain-containing protein, translated as MEALLKCPNITVIRPQGFVNAANALEFERDLTRALTQDDVSILLVDLAAVESLDSSGLMALVSALKLAGSLGRSFRLCSVSPSIRIIFELTQLDGVFEIQEEEVNLAVT; from the coding sequence ATGGAAGCTTTACTAAAGTGTCCAAATATTACCGTTATTCGTCCTCAAGGCTTTGTCAATGCTGCTAATGCCTTGGAATTTGAACGAGACTTGACAAGGGCGTTGACACAAGATGATGTTTCTATCTTGCTAGTAGATTTAGCAGCGGTAGAATCCTTAGACAGCTCAGGTCTAATGGCATTGGTGTCTGCACTCAAGCTAGCTGGGAGCTTAGGAAGGAGTTTCAGGCTTTGCTCTGTCTCTCCATCAATCAGGATTATTTTTGAACTAACGCAACTCGATGGGGTTTTTGAGATCCAGGAAGAGGAAGTTAATTTAGCAGTAACGTGA
- a CDS encoding pyridoxal phosphate-dependent aminotransferase: MQPAKRLEKIPPYLFAEINRKREELVAKGVDIINMAVGDPDKPTPAHILQVMHEAIDDASTHNYPPYQGMQEFREAAAKWMEHRFGVTGLDPNTEIISSIGSKEAIHNTFLAFVEAGDYTLIPDPGYPVYRTSTIFAGGEAFTMPLKAENKFLPNLSAIPEEIAYKAKLLWINYPNNPTGALATLEFFEELVAFCKQYNILLCHDHAYSEMAYDGYKPPSVLQVPGAKDVAIEFHSLSKSYNMTGWRIGFVAGNAIGIAALRQVKTNVDSGVFKAIQKAAIAGYSTSETELQALMSVYQNRRDIIVKGLQSLGWPIEPPKATLYVWVSVPPGYSSTEFVSLLLDKCGILVAPGNGYGTAGEGFFRIALTISDERMHEAIQRMKDAGISYG, translated from the coding sequence ATGCAGCCCGCTAAACGCTTAGAAAAAATTCCTCCCTATTTGTTTGCTGAAATTAATCGCAAACGAGAAGAACTTGTAGCCAAGGGAGTTGACATCATTAATATGGCAGTAGGTGATCCAGATAAACCTACTCCTGCTCATATTCTCCAGGTAATGCATGAGGCGATTGATGACGCTTCCACCCACAATTATCCTCCCTATCAGGGTATGCAAGAATTTCGGGAGGCTGCGGCTAAGTGGATGGAACATCGGTTTGGGGTGACTGGGTTAGATCCAAATACTGAGATTATTTCTTCTATTGGTTCCAAGGAAGCAATACACAATACCTTTTTAGCCTTTGTGGAAGCAGGAGATTATACGCTGATACCAGATCCGGGTTATCCCGTATATCGAACTTCCACAATTTTCGCTGGAGGTGAGGCTTTTACTATGCCTTTGAAGGCAGAAAATAAATTTTTGCCTAATTTGAGTGCGATTCCTGAGGAAATTGCTTACAAGGCAAAACTCTTGTGGATTAACTATCCCAATAATCCGACTGGGGCTTTGGCGACGCTGGAGTTTTTTGAGGAATTGGTAGCTTTTTGCAAGCAGTACAATATTTTGTTATGTCACGACCATGCTTACTCAGAAATGGCATACGATGGCTACAAACCTCCGAGTGTGCTGCAAGTTCCGGGAGCGAAAGATGTAGCTATTGAGTTTCACAGTTTGTCTAAGTCGTACAATATGACAGGCTGGCGGATTGGTTTTGTAGCTGGTAATGCCATTGGTATTGCAGCCTTGAGACAGGTAAAGACTAATGTTGATTCTGGAGTCTTTAAGGCAATTCAAAAAGCTGCGATCGCAGGTTACTCTACGAGTGAAACGGAACTCCAAGCCTTGATGTCAGTTTACCAAAATCGCCGCGACATCATCGTTAAAGGACTGCAATCTCTGGGCTGGCCCATTGAACCTCCTAAAGCGACCCTTTACGTTTGGGTATCTGTTCCCCCTGGATATTCCTCAACAGAATTTGTCAGCTTACTGCTTGACAAATGTGGCATTCTCGTCGCCCCTGGTAACGGTTATGGTACAGCAGGAGAAGGTTTTTTCCGGATAGCCCTAACTATATCTGATGAGCGGATGCATGAAGCAATTCAACGGATGAAGGATGCTGGTATTAGCTATGGCTGA
- a CDS encoding caspase family protein, protein MPKVISNQQPTVNSQQTAIKKLWCLLIGVGEYQDKNLRSLSYALADCQGLAKALKQANHNFIETEIIEHNFQTSQKPKLSEIRASLQQIITSANPEDTVFFYFSGHGMLESKSQQAVLCLTDTQTDNLLNTGLVMQELLQMLGNCQASHQLVVLDACHSGSLTLRNSPIPKLMEELQRVAPQKKQTAHNQGFYALLSCDKDQESWEFPELGHGVFTYFLIRGLLGEAADSRGEIEIKTLYKYIYHNTLQYIDKLNQGLRLINLQKRSRGETDGLKKEQPPQTPKLIVEAAGDLILGYKTAETKPRSLRQALIVDGLLNQELALAISKILNSRGGFDLKYWHPQVRDLSDVRQAIQNCLLHNQSEAFLEDVTSLLYLRGEIEETETGEAFLIISDEIKLSRDWLRQHLHPSKIGQQIVVLDCLVRETKHNHSLQDWLENLQKESEFSQCLIIGAARVENSAEFPTALLKTLQTANLQTGLSVAGWITGVQRELAESKIWRNYWLGGMQGVIEVLPAGLQQKSQRLDLGICPYMGLKAFSEKDTQFFYGQEALTQRIINEVNQKSFLAVVGASGSGKSSVVQAGLMAQLRLGKQIPTSEQWWIKCLRPGENPIAELARIMANADETPSYTQGLLHLGGEGFVRWLRTRTEPMVVLVIDQFEELFTLAAASDRQLFLDILLEALEYAADRFKLIITLRADFITSCLEVPLLSKKLQESHVLVPPRLTAENYRQVIEKPAQQVELKVQSGLVELLLQDLQQSAGDLPLLQFVLEQLWEHRDQNTGELTVKAYREKIGGIQSALERKSQAVYDSLAPDEKTVAQWIFLSLTRLGEGTEDTKRQVRKSNLFEGKYSPVIVERTLQKFIAAKLIVVKLAEDESNIGQSRTHDEITEELQLIKSEVTVEVAHEILIRHWSTLRWWLDENRDRLHQQQRLEKKVKEWQAKNKHPDFLLQKTQLTEAEAFYHKYKDDLKPQEREYIQASKQARLKNRLLIGSVSVISLLLIISSGIVAWQQQQQNQLAQLIRYGSFNIMTPDIAKSTLKSLSTLLKNADAHQKAGNVNQALDDYRQILLITHNLQQKFHQEPKIFPNFIKKTDTIQQASQTAEKSLAEIIRHYQIPQLEAELKQGNFGDLVTTDLSKLENQYTGALKISYAIIMREQGAKADMNNDGYLTEGEEKNLPCQTLKDIEELWRKYTENRCSLNDVNDSYQQPACKELRGQNLIIKLSFPPSAYLLKRRWQECQSGT, encoded by the coding sequence ATGCCTAAAGTCATTTCTAATCAACAGCCAACAGTCAACAGTCAACAAACAGCGATAAAAAAACTTTGGTGTCTGCTAATTGGTGTTGGAGAATATCAAGATAAAAATCTTAGATCATTATCTTACGCATTGGCAGATTGTCAGGGATTAGCTAAAGCTTTAAAACAAGCAAATCATAATTTTATTGAAACAGAAATTATTGAGCATAATTTTCAAACGTCACAAAAACCTAAACTTTCAGAAATTCGTGCGAGTCTTCAGCAAATCATCACATCTGCTAACCCTGAAGATACCGTTTTCTTCTACTTTTCTGGACATGGTATGCTTGAATCTAAAAGTCAGCAGGCGGTATTATGTCTCACTGATACCCAGACAGACAATTTACTCAACACTGGTTTAGTAATGCAAGAACTTTTACAAATGTTGGGTAATTGTCAAGCTTCGCATCAATTAGTTGTGTTGGATGCTTGTCATAGTGGTAGTTTGACATTGAGGAACTCTCCAATTCCGAAGCTGATGGAAGAGTTGCAACGAGTCGCCCCACAAAAAAAACAAACAGCACATAATCAAGGTTTTTATGCCTTACTTTCCTGCGACAAAGACCAAGAATCATGGGAATTTCCTGAATTGGGTCATGGTGTGTTTACCTACTTCTTGATTCGAGGATTGTTAGGTGAGGCGGCTGACTCTAGGGGAGAAATTGAAATCAAAACCCTTTACAAATATATTTATCATAATACCCTACAATATATTGATAAACTTAACCAAGGCCTGCGTTTAATTAATTTACAAAAACGTAGTCGGGGTGAAACTGACGGTTTAAAAAAAGAACAGCCACCCCAAACCCCCAAATTGATTGTAGAAGCAGCGGGGGATTTAATTCTGGGTTACAAAACCGCAGAAACAAAACCGCGATCGCTGCGACAAGCTTTAATAGTAGATGGGCTATTAAATCAGGAATTAGCTCTTGCTATCAGTAAGATACTAAATAGTAGAGGTGGTTTTGACCTCAAATATTGGCATCCCCAAGTACGAGATTTATCTGATGTCCGCCAAGCTATTCAAAACTGCTTACTTCACAATCAGTCTGAAGCGTTTTTAGAAGATGTCACATCTCTACTTTACCTGCGGGGAGAAATTGAAGAAACAGAAACAGGTGAAGCTTTTTTAATAATTAGTGATGAAATTAAACTCAGTCGTGATTGGTTACGCCAACATCTACATCCGTCAAAGATAGGACAACAAATTGTAGTGTTAGATTGTCTTGTCAGAGAAACAAAACATAACCATTCTCTACAAGATTGGCTAGAAAATTTACAAAAAGAATCTGAATTTAGCCAATGTTTAATTATTGGTGCTGCTAGGGTGGAAAATTCTGCTGAATTTCCCACAGCTTTGCTCAAAACTTTGCAAACAGCTAACTTACAAACAGGTTTATCTGTGGCTGGATGGATTACAGGAGTACAGCGAGAACTTGCAGAAAGTAAAATTTGGCGGAATTATTGGTTAGGGGGTATGCAAGGTGTCATTGAAGTTTTACCCGCTGGTTTACAACAGAAATCTCAACGCTTAGATTTGGGGATTTGTCCCTACATGGGATTAAAAGCTTTTAGTGAAAAAGATACTCAATTTTTCTACGGTCAAGAAGCTTTAACCCAAAGGATAATTAATGAAGTTAATCAAAAGTCATTTTTGGCTGTAGTTGGTGCTTCTGGTAGCGGTAAATCTTCAGTGGTACAAGCTGGGTTAATGGCGCAATTGCGTTTAGGAAAACAAATCCCCACAAGTGAACAATGGTGGATTAAATGTTTGCGTCCTGGAGAAAATCCCATTGCCGAATTAGCGCGAATTATGGCAAATGCAGATGAAACACCATCATATACACAAGGACTATTGCATTTAGGAGGTGAGGGTTTTGTCCGTTGGTTACGCACGCGAACTGAACCAATGGTGGTTTTAGTAATTGACCAATTTGAAGAACTTTTTACCCTAGCAGCCGCAAGCGATCGCCAACTTTTTTTAGATATACTTTTAGAAGCTTTAGAATACGCGGCGGATCGTTTCAAGTTAATCATTACTCTACGCGCTGACTTTATCACCTCCTGTCTAGAAGTACCACTCTTGTCGAAAAAATTGCAAGAGTCTCATGTGTTGGTTCCACCTCGACTCACAGCAGAAAATTATCGTCAGGTGATTGAAAAACCAGCACAGCAAGTAGAACTAAAAGTACAATCAGGTTTAGTTGAGTTGCTGTTGCAGGATTTACAGCAATCTGCTGGAGATTTACCGTTACTCCAATTTGTTTTAGAACAGTTATGGGAACACCGCGATCAAAATACTGGTGAATTAACAGTCAAAGCTTATCGAGAAAAAATTGGTGGTATTCAATCAGCTTTAGAACGAAAATCCCAAGCAGTTTACGATAGTTTAGCACCAGATGAGAAAACTGTAGCTCAATGGATTTTTCTCTCCTTAACACGTCTGGGTGAAGGAACTGAAGATACTAAGCGCCAGGTACGTAAATCTAATTTATTTGAGGGAAAATATTCGCCAGTCATAGTTGAAAGAACTCTGCAAAAGTTTATTGCAGCTAAACTGATTGTAGTCAAATTGGCAGAAGATGAATCAAATATTGGGCAAAGTCGCACTCATGATGAAATCACAGAGGAATTGCAACTGATAAAAAGTGAAGTCACCGTAGAAGTAGCCCATGAAATATTGATTCGTCACTGGTCTACCTTGCGTTGGTGGCTGGATGAAAATCGCGATCGCTTGCATCAACAACAGCGTTTAGAGAAAAAAGTTAAAGAATGGCAAGCAAAAAACAAGCATCCTGATTTTTTACTACAAAAAACCCAACTTACAGAGGCAGAAGCATTTTATCATAAATACAAAGATGATCTCAAACCCCAAGAACGGGAATATATCCAAGCTAGTAAACAGGCTCGACTAAAAAATCGTTTACTAATAGGAAGTGTGAGTGTTATTTCTCTATTATTAATTATCTCTTCCGGTATAGTAGCTTGGCAGCAACAACAGCAGAATCAGTTGGCTCAACTAATACGCTATGGCTCATTTAACATCATGACTCCAGATATTGCCAAAAGCACATTGAAGAGTCTATCCACACTTTTGAAAAATGCCGACGCACATCAAAAAGCTGGTAACGTAAATCAAGCACTGGATGATTACCGTCAAATATTGTTAATTACTCATAACTTACAACAAAAATTTCACCAAGAACCGAAAATATTTCCTAATTTTATCAAAAAAACAGACACTATTCAACAAGCATCACAAACAGCGGAAAAATCTCTAGCAGAAATAATTAGACATTATCAAATACCGCAACTGGAAGCAGAACTAAAACAAGGTAACTTTGGTGACTTAGTTACAACTGACTTATCCAAATTAGAAAATCAATATACAGGCGCTTTGAAAATATCTTATGCAATTATTATGCGGGAACAAGGCGCTAAAGCTGATATGAATAATGATGGTTATCTTACAGAAGGAGAAGAAAAAAATCTTCCTTGTCAAACTCTCAAAGATATTGAAGAATTGTGGCGTAAATATACAGAAAACCGCTGTAGCTTGAATGATGTTAACGATAGTTATCAGCAACCTGCTTGCAAAGAATTACGAGGACAAAACTTGATAATCAAGTTATCATTTCCTCCCTCTGCATATCTTCTCAAAAGGCGATGGCAAGAATGTCAAAGCGGGACGTGA